One window of Verrucomicrobiales bacterium genomic DNA carries:
- a CDS encoding pyruvate carboxylase, translating into MSSGTRHSSASSDTASAVLPPAKKLLVANRSEIAIRVFRAATELGLRTVAIYAQEDRLSVHRFKADEAYLVGKGKGPVAAYLDIPSIVALAQEKGVDLIHPGYGFLSENAEFARACAAAGITFVGPKADLLEMMGDKTTARSLAQRLNIPTLPGTEDPITDRDAAIKTARDIGFPLIIKAAFGGGGRGMRVVKTPSELAPLLDEAQAEAGRAFGNSAVFLEKYIPHAKHIEVQVLGDKHGNVLHLHERDCSVQRRHQKVVEIAPSVGLDDHVRQELCLAAARLAKEIGYDNAGTVEFLYDLDRNDWFFIEMNPRIQVEHTVTEVITGIDLVRAQILIAQGHSMFGDLVGLPAQDKVPRQGYAIQSRVTTEDPENKFTPDYGKILTYRSAGGFGVRLDGGMGYAGAVITPFYDSLLVKITASGQNFSIALQRMDRALREFRIRGVKTNIPFLENLIANDTFREGRATTTLIDNTPGLFTFKPRRDRATKLLNFLGDVIVNGNPHVKGYKQVGPTPLPTPPTCDHKATPAKGSRDLLLELGPKKFAQWVLKQKRLLITDTTFRDAHQSLMATRVRSYDMLAAADAVARRTPELFSLEMWGGATFDTSMRFLRDDPWQRLRLLREKVPNICFQMLFRGSNAVGYSNYPDNVVAGFVKHAAEAGMDIFRIFDSLNYLPNLKVAMEAVQSTHGICEAALCYTGDILDPKRTKYSLKYYIQLARELEKMGAHMIAIKDMAGLCRPYAAQALVKALKEEVGLPIHFHTHDTSGISSSSIIKASEAGVDVVDLAIASMSGSTSQPNLNSIVAALQNTPRDTGLNLDTLNEFSDYWEQVRELYKPFDTAPKTGSAEVYLHEMPGGQYTNLKEQAASMGLGHRWPEIARCYAEVNQLLGDIVKVTPSSKVVGDMALFLFTRGIKPQDVVNLEPGVTPFPASVIDMLRGGLGQPMDGWPKDVQKVVLGKEKPLKGRPGAGLDPLNLKDERKALTSKLKREATEDDLYSHLMYPEVFAEYAKFQHQYGDVSVLPSGSFFYGLKPGEEMSVEIEPGKTLFMRLINVGAVDKDGRRTVTYELNGMTRETHVLDKSVKAVAKTRAKADPADPLQVGAPIPGIITSVNVSVGNKVAKSAKLFTMEAMKMQTTIYAAADGVVSEIFAQVGESVESKDLLMKLRA; encoded by the coding sequence ATGAGCTCAGGTACCCGTCATTCTTCCGCGTCTTCCGACACCGCGTCGGCAGTCCTGCCCCCGGCTAAAAAGCTGTTGGTGGCCAACCGCAGTGAAATCGCGATTCGCGTCTTCCGCGCCGCCACTGAACTCGGGCTGCGCACGGTCGCGATCTACGCCCAAGAGGACCGGTTGAGCGTGCATCGCTTTAAGGCGGACGAAGCCTATTTGGTCGGCAAGGGCAAGGGACCGGTGGCCGCCTATCTGGATATTCCGAGCATTGTGGCGCTGGCTCAGGAAAAAGGGGTCGATCTGATCCACCCTGGTTACGGCTTCCTCAGCGAAAACGCCGAGTTCGCCCGCGCTTGCGCGGCGGCTGGCATCACGTTCGTGGGCCCCAAGGCAGACTTGCTCGAGATGATGGGGGACAAGACCACCGCCCGTTCCCTCGCTCAGCGCCTGAATATCCCCACTCTCCCGGGCACCGAAGACCCTATCACCGACCGCGACGCCGCTATTAAAACAGCCCGCGATATCGGCTTCCCGCTCATCATCAAGGCGGCGTTTGGCGGCGGCGGACGCGGCATGCGGGTGGTTAAGACCCCCTCCGAGTTGGCACCGTTGTTGGACGAAGCCCAGGCCGAAGCAGGTCGCGCCTTCGGCAATTCGGCCGTCTTCCTCGAGAAATACATCCCCCACGCCAAGCACATCGAGGTGCAGGTCCTGGGCGATAAGCACGGCAATGTCCTGCATCTCCACGAGCGCGATTGCTCGGTGCAGCGTCGTCACCAGAAGGTGGTGGAGATCGCTCCGAGCGTGGGCCTGGATGATCATGTTCGCCAAGAGCTCTGCCTGGCCGCCGCCCGGCTTGCCAAGGAGATCGGCTACGACAACGCCGGCACGGTGGAATTCCTCTACGACCTGGATCGGAATGACTGGTTCTTCATTGAGATGAATCCGCGCATTCAGGTGGAGCACACGGTCACGGAAGTGATCACGGGCATCGACCTGGTTCGCGCGCAGATCCTGATCGCTCAGGGCCATTCCATGTTTGGAGATCTGGTGGGGCTTCCCGCCCAGGACAAGGTTCCCCGTCAGGGCTACGCGATTCAGAGTCGTGTGACCACGGAGGACCCGGAGAACAAGTTCACCCCCGATTATGGTAAGATTTTGACCTACCGATCCGCCGGCGGATTCGGCGTGCGACTCGACGGCGGCATGGGCTACGCCGGAGCGGTCATCACGCCCTTCTACGATTCGCTCTTGGTGAAGATCACCGCCTCCGGCCAGAACTTTTCCATCGCGCTCCAGCGCATGGATCGCGCCTTGCGCGAGTTTCGGATCCGCGGGGTGAAGACCAACATCCCGTTCCTCGAGAACCTGATCGCCAACGACACCTTCCGCGAAGGGCGGGCGACCACCACCCTGATCGACAACACCCCGGGGCTGTTTACTTTTAAACCGCGGCGGGATCGGGCGACGAAGCTGTTGAACTTCCTGGGGGATGTCATCGTGAACGGCAATCCTCATGTCAAAGGGTATAAGCAGGTGGGCCCAACGCCTCTGCCGACGCCTCCGACCTGCGATCACAAAGCGACTCCGGCCAAGGGCAGCCGCGATTTGCTCCTCGAGCTGGGTCCCAAGAAGTTCGCGCAATGGGTGTTGAAACAAAAGCGCCTGCTGATCACCGACACGACGTTTCGCGATGCACATCAGTCCCTGATGGCGACCCGGGTTCGCAGCTACGACATGCTCGCCGCGGCCGATGCCGTCGCGCGTCGCACCCCTGAGCTGTTCTCCCTGGAAATGTGGGGTGGAGCGACGTTCGATACCTCGATGCGCTTCCTGCGCGATGATCCCTGGCAGCGCTTGCGCCTGCTGCGCGAGAAGGTCCCGAACATTTGTTTCCAGATGCTGTTCCGTGGCAGCAATGCCGTGGGCTACAGCAATTATCCCGACAACGTCGTCGCTGGCTTCGTGAAGCATGCCGCGGAGGCCGGGATGGATATCTTCCGGATCTTCGACTCGCTGAACTATCTGCCCAATCTCAAGGTGGCGATGGAAGCAGTGCAGTCGACGCATGGGATTTGTGAGGCTGCCTTGTGCTACACCGGCGACATCCTGGATCCCAAGCGCACGAAGTATTCGCTGAAGTACTACATCCAGCTGGCGCGCGAGTTGGAGAAGATGGGGGCGCACATGATCGCCATCAAGGACATGGCCGGCCTCTGCCGTCCGTATGCGGCGCAGGCTTTGGTGAAGGCCTTGAAGGAGGAAGTGGGACTTCCAATTCACTTCCACACGCACGATACCAGCGGCATCAGTTCCTCGAGTATCATCAAGGCGTCGGAGGCGGGCGTGGATGTGGTGGATCTGGCGATTGCGAGCATGAGCGGCAGCACCAGCCAGCCGAATCTCAACTCGATCGTCGCGGCGTTGCAGAACACCCCGCGCGATACCGGCCTTAACCTGGATACCCTCAATGAGTTCTCGGACTATTGGGAACAGGTTCGCGAGCTGTACAAGCCCTTCGACACGGCTCCCAAGACCGGCAGTGCCGAGGTCTATTTGCATGAGATGCCAGGCGGTCAGTACACCAATTTGAAAGAGCAGGCGGCGAGCATGGGTCTTGGTCATCGGTGGCCGGAGATCGCCCGATGCTACGCGGAGGTGAATCAGCTCTTGGGCGACATCGTGAAAGTCACGCCCAGCAGCAAGGTGGTTGGGGACATGGCGCTGTTCCTGTTCACTCGTGGCATCAAGCCGCAGGATGTGGTGAATTTGGAGCCGGGCGTCACCCCGTTCCCAGCCAGCGTGATCGACATGCTGCGTGGCGGGTTGGGACAGCCGATGGACGGATGGCCTAAGGACGTGCAGAAAGTCGTCCTAGGGAAGGAAAAGCCGCTGAAGGGCCGTCCGGGCGCTGGGCTTGATCCCTTGAACCTCAAGGACGAGCGCAAGGCCCTGACGAGCAAACTCAAACGGGAAGCGACCGAAGATGATTTGTATAGCCACCTGATGTATCCGGAAGTCTTCGCGGAGTACGCGAAGTTCCAGCATCAATATGGCGATGTGAGCGTTCTGCCCAGCGGTTCGTTCTTCTACGGCCTCAAGCCCGGAGAAGAGATGAGCGTGGAGATCGAGCCAGGCAAGACGCTGTTCATGCGTCTGATCAATGTTGGCGCGGTGGACAAAGATGGCCGTCGCACGGTCACTTACGAACTCAACGGCATGACCCGTGAGACCCATGTGCTCGACAAGTCCGTCAAGGCGGTCGCCAAGACGCGCGCCAAGGCGGATCCGGCCGATCCGTTGCAGGTGGGTGCACCGATCCCGGGAATTATCACCAGTGTGAACGTGAGCGTCGGCAACAAGGTGGCCAAGTCCGCCAAGCTGTTCACCATGGAAGCCATGAAGATGCAGACCACCATTTATGCTGCGGCTGATGGCGTTGTCAGCGAGATCTTCGCCCAGGTGGGTGAAAGCGTCGAGAGCAAGGACCTCTTGATGAAGCTGCGTGCGTGA
- a CDS encoding dephospho-CoA kinase, with protein MSRRSPVKLIGLTGGVGMGKSTSAALLRERGVPLIDTDEVAREIVEPGQAALNEIRQVFGDSVIDPAGRLRRDMLAHIVFASESRRRDLEAIMHPRIRERWEAEVLLWRQRGEPLGVVVIPLLYETRAEAAFEAVVCVACSAVTQEQRLSRRGWSPEESKRRIRSQWPVQKKMELSRFVVWTEGDLESHRAQWLKILGTLGVG; from the coding sequence ATGAGTAGACGAAGCCCTGTGAAGCTGATTGGGTTAACTGGCGGAGTGGGCATGGGAAAGAGCACATCGGCGGCGTTGCTCCGAGAGCGGGGCGTACCGCTGATCGACACGGATGAAGTGGCGCGTGAGATTGTTGAGCCAGGACAGGCTGCGTTGAACGAGATTCGCCAGGTCTTCGGCGATTCCGTGATCGATCCGGCCGGACGCCTGCGGCGAGACATGCTTGCCCACATTGTGTTTGCCAGCGAGTCCCGTCGTCGTGACCTCGAGGCCATCATGCATCCGCGCATTCGTGAACGATGGGAGGCTGAGGTGCTGCTGTGGCGACAACGCGGTGAGCCGCTGGGTGTGGTGGTAATCCCATTGCTTTACGAAACGCGGGCCGAAGCGGCCTTTGAAGCGGTCGTTTGCGTCGCTTGTTCCGCGGTGACTCAGGAACAGCGGCTGTCGCGTCGCGGGTGGTCACCCGAGGAATCCAAGCGCCGTATCCGCTCGCAATGGCCGGTCCAGAAGAAGATGGAGCTTTCGCGGTTTGTGGTTTGGACCGAGGGGGATCTCGAATCACATCGCGCTCAGTGGCTCAAGATTCTGGGGACTCTGGGGGTAGGTTAG
- a CDS encoding sulfite exporter TauE/SafE family protein — translation MLPVFTPSEWLMALIAATGVGVSKSGLPGISLFHVVVFASLFPGAASTGVVLPMLIAGDIGAVWLFRRNAQWVYVLRTLPPALVGVAVGWYLMGRLPGAKFGPLIGGIVLTLALLQLIRHWRPGWFNQVPHSIPFAWTMGFLAGVTTMMANAAGPVMALYLLAVSLPKDAFIGTGAWFFLILNLLKVPFSLQLGLISGSTLSFNLLLLPCIIGGLFLGRHLVARLPQKWFDSLVLVLAVVAAARLIFGS, via the coding sequence ATGTTGCCGGTCTTTACACCTTCCGAATGGCTGATGGCTTTGATCGCCGCCACCGGCGTGGGTGTATCCAAGAGCGGTCTGCCCGGCATCAGCCTGTTTCATGTGGTGGTGTTTGCGTCCCTGTTCCCGGGAGCGGCTTCCACAGGTGTGGTGTTGCCGATGTTGATTGCGGGTGACATCGGGGCGGTGTGGCTATTCCGTCGAAATGCGCAATGGGTGTATGTCCTTCGCACCTTGCCGCCGGCGTTGGTGGGCGTCGCTGTTGGATGGTATCTCATGGGACGATTGCCAGGGGCCAAGTTCGGTCCGTTGATCGGCGGCATCGTTTTGACACTCGCATTGCTCCAGTTGATACGGCACTGGCGTCCGGGCTGGTTCAACCAAGTTCCGCATTCCATTCCGTTTGCCTGGACTATGGGATTCCTGGCGGGGGTGACCACCATGATGGCCAATGCCGCTGGGCCGGTGATGGCGCTCTATCTTTTGGCGGTGAGCTTGCCCAAGGACGCGTTTATCGGCACGGGAGCTTGGTTCTTTCTGATACTGAATCTGCTCAAGGTTCCGTTTAGCTTGCAGCTGGGGTTGATCAGCGGTTCGACGCTTAGCTTCAATCTGTTGCTGTTACCCTGCATCATCGGCGGGCTTTTCCTGGGACGCCACTTGGTGGCGCGGCTCCCGCAGAAGTGGTTTGACAGCTTGGTGCTGGTGTTGGCGGTGGTAGCTGCGGCTCGGTTGATTTTTGGGTCGTGA
- the glgB gene encoding 1,4-alpha-glucan branching protein GlgB has protein sequence MILTPAELDSLVQVLHRSPHQLLGMHPLGDGSGVVVRAFLPWAEKIEIHPTVEKKMPVVPLKRVHEAGVFEGQSTAAKKVYAYDLVVTDHQGQRHQFRDAYSFLPTLGETDLYLFGQGNENRIYDKLGAQLRVIDGVLGTSFAVWAPNAQRVSVVGDWNGWDGRCHPMRLLGVSGVWEIFIPGVREGALYKFEIRNAHGAIVLKTDPYGFFFEAAPKNSSIVWDTRKFTWSDTDWMERRKKCDPLRSPMSVYEVHIGSWRKKNALESLSYRELAGPLVEYVKKMGFTHVELLPVAEHAFYPSWGYQVTGFFSPTTRYGTPDDFQYFVNAMHEAGIGVLMDWVPAHFPRDDWALANFDGTALYEHEDPRKGAHQDWGTLIFNFGRHEVRNFLTANALYWCERFHIDGLRVDAVASMLYLDYSRKEGEWIPNEFGGRENLEAVSFLKHFNHVVHTEQPGVVTIAEESTAWPMVSRPPYLGGLGFSLKWNMGWMHDTLNYFKKDPIHRKYHQNDLTFAMLYHGNENFVLPLSHDEVVHGKGSLNRRMPGDDWQKFANLRTLLAYQWLFPGKKLMFMGGEFGQVDEWNANASLDWWLLDAGPFHSGLQRFVADLNRVYSAHASLWQSDYDPEGFFWVDCSDHENSVLSFMRQTRDHSSRVLVVLNLTPVLRTGYRLGVPEGGKWLEVINSDAGTYGGSNQGNLGGMNTDPIPAHGHQQSLLLTLPPLSVVAFSPERKS, from the coding sequence ATGATTCTCACGCCTGCTGAACTCGACAGTCTGGTCCAAGTCCTGCATCGATCTCCCCATCAGCTGCTGGGCATGCATCCGCTCGGGGACGGGTCTGGCGTGGTGGTGCGCGCTTTTTTGCCCTGGGCGGAGAAGATTGAAATTCATCCGACGGTTGAGAAGAAGATGCCGGTGGTGCCGCTCAAGCGGGTCCATGAGGCTGGCGTATTCGAGGGACAAAGCACGGCTGCCAAAAAGGTTTATGCTTATGATCTGGTGGTGACTGACCACCAGGGTCAACGGCATCAGTTTCGGGATGCCTATTCCTTCCTGCCCACCTTGGGAGAGACCGATTTGTACCTGTTTGGCCAGGGCAACGAGAATCGGATCTATGACAAGCTTGGGGCGCAGTTGCGGGTCATCGATGGAGTTCTCGGAACCAGTTTTGCCGTTTGGGCGCCCAATGCCCAGCGGGTCAGTGTGGTGGGCGACTGGAACGGATGGGATGGACGGTGTCATCCGATGCGCCTGCTCGGGGTTTCCGGAGTTTGGGAAATTTTCATTCCAGGCGTTCGCGAAGGCGCACTCTACAAGTTTGAAATCCGCAACGCCCACGGCGCGATCGTTTTGAAAACGGATCCCTACGGATTCTTTTTCGAAGCGGCCCCCAAGAACTCGTCGATCGTTTGGGATACCCGCAAGTTCACTTGGTCGGATACCGACTGGATGGAGCGGCGCAAAAAGTGCGATCCGCTGCGGTCTCCCATGAGCGTCTACGAGGTGCACATTGGATCGTGGCGCAAGAAAAACGCGCTCGAGTCGTTGAGCTATCGCGAGCTGGCCGGCCCCTTGGTGGAGTATGTGAAGAAAATGGGATTCACCCATGTCGAATTGCTTCCGGTGGCTGAGCATGCCTTTTATCCATCGTGGGGCTATCAGGTCACGGGCTTCTTCTCGCCCACGACCCGCTACGGAACGCCGGATGATTTTCAGTACTTCGTCAACGCGATGCACGAGGCCGGCATTGGCGTGTTGATGGATTGGGTGCCGGCGCATTTCCCGCGGGACGATTGGGCACTGGCCAACTTCGACGGAACCGCGCTGTACGAGCATGAGGATCCGCGCAAGGGTGCCCATCAGGACTGGGGCACGCTGATCTTCAACTTCGGCCGACACGAGGTTCGGAATTTCCTGACCGCGAACGCCCTTTACTGGTGCGAGCGATTCCACATTGATGGCCTGCGGGTGGATGCGGTGGCGTCCATGCTCTACCTGGATTACTCCCGCAAGGAAGGGGAGTGGATTCCGAACGAGTTTGGTGGACGAGAGAATCTCGAGGCGGTCAGCTTCCTTAAGCATTTCAATCACGTGGTCCACACCGAGCAGCCGGGCGTGGTCACCATCGCCGAGGAATCAACCGCTTGGCCCATGGTGTCGCGGCCACCCTATCTCGGAGGTCTCGGTTTTTCGCTGAAGTGGAACATGGGTTGGATGCACGACACGTTGAACTACTTTAAGAAGGACCCGATCCATCGCAAATACCATCAGAACGACCTGACCTTCGCGATGCTGTATCACGGCAACGAGAACTTTGTGCTGCCGCTTTCGCATGACGAAGTGGTGCACGGCAAAGGTTCTCTCAACCGCCGCATGCCGGGTGACGACTGGCAGAAGTTCGCCAACTTGCGGACCCTGCTGGCCTATCAATGGCTATTCCCCGGCAAGAAGCTGATGTTCATGGGCGGAGAGTTCGGTCAGGTGGATGAGTGGAATGCCAATGCGAGCCTCGATTGGTGGCTGCTCGATGCGGGTCCATTCCACTCAGGTTTGCAGCGCTTCGTGGCCGACCTGAATCGTGTCTACTCGGCCCACGCGTCACTTTGGCAAAGTGATTATGATCCGGAAGGGTTCTTCTGGGTGGACTGTTCCGATCACGAGAACAGCGTGCTGTCGTTCATGCGCCAGACTCGCGATCACTCGAGCCGGGTTTTGGTGGTTTTAAATCTGACTCCAGTGCTGAGAACGGGCTATCGCCTAGGTGTGCCTGAGGGTGGAAAATGGCTGGAGGTCATCAATAGCGACGCCGGAACCTATGGCGGCTCCAACCAAGGTAACTTGGGTGGAATGAACACCGACCCGATTCCGGCGCATGGGCATCAGCAATCGCTGTTGCTGACGCTGCCGCCGCTCAGCGTGGTGGCGTTTTCTCCCGAACGAAAGAGCTGA
- a CDS encoding UbiD family decarboxylase yields the protein MAFASYREFVDRLADAGELIRIATPVATELEITEWADQEMKKPGGGKALLFEKPTVNGKVSPFPVAINTLGSWKRMAMSMEAESIEHVAAELGSLMKAKPPTSLREAFRLLSTAVDLRHAKPKRVKSGPCKEAIHHFDPPTQRQSSWPEAPGLTARSGPEPTLLDLPILKCWPLDGGRFVTLPCVVTQDPDTGERNVGMYRVQIYDDKTTGMHWQLQKVAARHGRRYYETGQRMPVAIFLGGDPMYPFAATAPLPDGLDEFLLAGYLRKKSIELVKCETNDLEVPANADFVIEGYIDPQEPLRLEGPFGDHTGFYTLPEPYPAFHVTCITHRKDAVYPATIVGIPPMEDFYIGSASLKLFLPIFKMNFPEIVDIALPAEGVFHNLVFVSIRKTYPMQAYKIMHGLWGMGQMMFTKYLVVVDDDVDVHNTSEVLFRLCANTDPQRDSIFTRGPADVLDHATSQIGAGTKQGIDATRKIAGEGFNRPWPPVIRMDPAVKARVSSFVREKTPPR from the coding sequence ATGGCATTTGCCTCATACCGTGAATTCGTTGACCGCCTCGCCGACGCCGGGGAGCTGATCCGAATCGCTACCCCCGTCGCCACCGAACTCGAAATCACGGAATGGGCCGATCAAGAGATGAAGAAGCCGGGGGGCGGCAAAGCCCTGCTCTTTGAGAAACCCACCGTGAATGGCAAGGTTTCCCCGTTTCCGGTCGCCATCAATACCCTCGGCTCCTGGAAGCGGATGGCGATGAGCATGGAGGCCGAATCGATCGAGCACGTGGCCGCCGAACTCGGCTCGCTCATGAAGGCGAAGCCGCCCACCAGCCTGCGCGAGGCCTTCAGGCTGCTCAGCACCGCCGTCGACCTCCGTCACGCCAAACCCAAACGTGTCAAAAGCGGCCCATGCAAGGAGGCCATTCACCACTTCGATCCTCCGACTCAGCGACAGTCGAGTTGGCCCGAGGCGCCCGGGCTGACAGCTCGATCTGGACCCGAACCTACCCTGCTCGATCTGCCTATTTTGAAATGCTGGCCTCTGGACGGCGGGCGTTTCGTTACCCTGCCCTGCGTGGTCACTCAGGATCCCGACACCGGCGAGCGAAACGTAGGCATGTACCGGGTTCAAATCTACGACGACAAAACCACCGGAATGCACTGGCAGCTGCAAAAGGTGGCGGCCCGCCACGGCCGACGTTACTACGAAACCGGCCAGCGCATGCCGGTCGCCATCTTCCTGGGCGGAGATCCCATGTATCCCTTCGCCGCCACCGCTCCCCTGCCCGATGGCCTCGATGAGTTCCTGCTCGCGGGCTACCTGCGCAAGAAATCGATCGAACTGGTAAAGTGCGAAACCAACGACTTGGAAGTCCCCGCCAACGCCGATTTTGTGATCGAGGGTTACATCGATCCCCAGGAACCGCTGCGCCTGGAGGGACCCTTCGGGGACCATACGGGATTCTACACCCTACCGGAACCCTACCCCGCATTCCACGTCACCTGCATCACCCACCGCAAGGATGCAGTCTACCCAGCCACCATTGTCGGCATTCCACCGATGGAGGATTTCTATATCGGGAGTGCATCCCTCAAGCTCTTCCTCCCGATCTTCAAGATGAACTTCCCGGAGATCGTGGACATCGCTCTCCCAGCCGAAGGGGTCTTCCACAATCTGGTGTTTGTCAGCATCCGAAAGACCTATCCCATGCAGGCCTACAAAATTATGCACGGCCTCTGGGGCATGGGACAGATGATGTTCACCAAGTACCTCGTGGTGGTGGACGATGACGTCGATGTCCACAACACGAGTGAGGTCCTCTTCCGGCTATGCGCCAACACCGATCCGCAGCGGGATAGCATCTTCACGCGTGGGCCGGCGGATGTGCTCGATCATGCCACCAGCCAGATCGGGGCGGGCACCAAACAAGGCATCGACGCCACCCGCAAGATCGCCGGCGAAGGATTCAACCGGCCGTGGCCCCCGGTGATTCGCATGGACCCAGCGGTGAAGGCGCGGGTCAGCTCTTTCGTTCGGGAGAAAACGCCACCACGCTGA